CCTGCCACAGGACAACTGCCGCAGAGCGGGGAGATGGGGCGGCAGATATTCCTGCCGAAAGCCACCATCAGTGTGTTGTATATGGGCCAGTATTCAGAGGGTAGTTTCTCTCGGAGGGCATACTCCGTTTGTTCAGGGGTTTTAGTCCTCACATAACCGATGCGGTTTGAGATACGGTGAACATGGGTATCCACGCATATCCCGTCTTTCCTATATCCCAGTGATACGACGAGGTTGGCTGTCTTTCTCCCCACACCTTTGAGAGTAAGCAGCTCGTCAATGGTGTCAGGGACCCGCGCATCAAAGCGATCAATCAATTCCTGACAGATGTGGATGATAGTCCTCGCCTTGTTTCTGTAAAAACCGCAGGGATAGATCGTCCTGATGATCTCCTTCTCGGGAAGTTTCAACATCTCTTCCGGGGTGGAGGCAAGGACGAAAAGCCTCTCTGTAGCCGCCGCGGTGACTTCGTCCTTGGTTCTCAGACTGAGTATAGTGGAAATAAGGATGGGGAAAGGTCCCCGTTCCTCCTTCGCCAGATAAGAAACAATGGGAAGTTCCCACCTTGCTTTCCTGAGAAGATGAATAACATCTGTAATGTCCTGGTCATTCATTAATTTGTATCAATCAAACGGGTTTTTTCACAAGTATAGCGTTGCTGTATATATCCCTCCGGTTTCGAGAGTTCAAGCGATTATTTGTCTGACCTATCTTTTCTCGTAATAGTTCACCGCAGAGACGCAAAGGACGCTGAGGTTAAGTTTTTTGGTGAACTATTGCCTTTTCTCTTAAATAAACGCGTGCCTGAAGGAAAATAACTTGCAAAAAGCGGTAACCTAAAATATAAACGGCACAATGTCAAATTAGATTAAGAGTTGGATAGTTTGTGGGAGGGGATGTCATGGCCTTTACTGTTACCTTCTTTATCTTACTTACTTTCTGGATATTAATGTCAGGACTCTTTGATCCCTGGCATTTTACTATAGGGATTATAGCATGTGCCCTGGTTGCTTACATGTCCCACGATTTCCTATTTAAGGACATAAGGTCTAAAAATAAACACCTGGAGGTGATTAGATTTATTAAATATCTACCCTGGCTTTTTTATCAAATTGTAATAGCAAACCTCCATGTAGCCTACTTAGCTTTACATCCAAACATGGCAAAACTTATTGACCCCCACATAATAAAGTTTAAGACAACCTTAAAAAAGGACCTATCTCTGGTAACCTTCGCCAACTCTATCACCCTTACCCCCGGCACTATTACGGTATTGATCGAAGAAGACCGTTACTATGTGCATGCCATAAGTTGGTATGTGGCAGAGTCCTTACCCGGGGATATGGAAAAAAAGGTAGGTCATATATTTATGGAGGATTAGATGGAAGATTTCTTTTTAGCCATCGCCCTTGCCTTAGGTTTTCTTATATTCTTTTCTCTATATAGGGCGGTATTTGGTCCTACGGTATTTGACCGTATAATCGGTGCTGGCTTTATCGGCACTAAGACAACCGCCATTTTAGTGCTAATAGGATTTATATATAAAAGGATAGATATGTTTGTAGATATTGCATTGGCTTACTCTATTTTGAACTTCGTAGGCACCCTGATTCTCTCCAAATACTTTTTAAGGAAAGGGGCTAAATAGATGGTCATTACAGTTATAGCAGTGATATTCATGGTGGCAGGCCTCTTCTTTTTTACTGTAGCTACTATCGGTTTTTTGCGTTTTCCTGACTTTTACTGCAGGATGCATGCCACAGGAAAGGGCGACACTTTAGGGACAGCCCTTCTCCTTTCAGGTCTAGCCTTACATAATCTGTATCACGACTTTTATTGGTTAGGTTTTGTTCAAAGTGCAAAATTGATATTTATTGCTGTCTTCTGGTTTTTAGCCAATCCTACAGCCACCCATGCATTGCTTAGAGCTGCATTTGAATCTGATTTTACACCATGGACTAAGGATGAAAGAGCCATTATAGAATGGCCACCAAAGATGGAGGAATAGATGATCTGGCAATTAGACTTTTTATTTTTATTTCTTGCTGTCATAGCCGCTGCGGCTTCTATAACGGTAAAGGATTTGCTCGGCGCTGTAGTACTCCTTAGTGCCTTCAGCTTTTTTATGTGTCTGATCTGGACAGGGATGGGTGGAGTAGATGTTGCATTTACCGAGGCTGCTGTGGGGGCAGGTGTAAGCACCGCCTTTTTCGTTGCTGCCGTTTATAGTACTACAAGGAGGACAAAGGATTGAAAAAGGTGCCTGCCTTTATTGCCATTATCATAACAGCGATCCTGCTTATTTACGGAGCGGAGGAACTCCCCAAATGGGCTGATCCTAATCAACCAGCCAGCCGCCATGTCTCACCCAGGTATATAGAAAAGACCGTTGAAGAGACAGCAGTGCCAAATATGGTTACCGCTGTGCTTGCTGACTACAGAGGTTATGATACCATGTTTGAGACAGCCGTGATCTTTACTGCAGGTATTTGTGTCATGCTTATTTTAAGGAGGCCAAAGAAGTGGTAAGAAAGGTTGAGGATGTTATTATCCAGACCCTGTCCAGATTTCTTATACCATTTATGCAACTCTATAGCCTTTATGTCTTTGCCCATGGCCATAGCAGCCCCGGGGGAGGCTTTCAGGGAGGTTGTATCTTAGCTGCAAGTCTTATCCTTATGGTTATTACCTATGATTTAAATGAGGTAAAGAGGCGTTTCAAAGAAAAGACACTTCTCATATTCTGTTGCCTCGGGGTCTTTATCTATGCCGGTACCGGCTGGGTATGCCTGCTACTGGGTGGTAATTTTTTAGATTATGGATTTCTGAGTAAGATCTTACCAGCAGACCCTGTAAAGGCAAGGTATTATGGCATGGCAATGATAGAGTTAGGAGTACAGATTACAGTCACGGCCGTTATGGTCTCTATCTTTCTTGATCTGGTAACAAAAGGTGAACACGAAGAGGTATTGGAGGAGAAGGATGCTGGAATACATAATAAGTAAATACAACTATTGGATGTACATAGTCCTTATCTTGATAGGATTCTATGCAATGATGGCCAAAAACAATCTAATGAAAAAGCTTATAGGTATGGGTATATTTCAATGGGCCATCATATTTTACTTTATGTCCATCGGGGCAAAAAAGGGCGCCACTACACATATTATAAGTGGGCACGGGGCTACACAACATATTGTCCGTGCAGTAGATTTTGTAAATCCACTGCCTTCTGTGCTCATGCTTACAGCCATTGTAGTAGGGGTGGCTACTACAGGCATTTCCCTTGCTATACTTATAGCCATTTATAGAAGGTATGGCACCTTAGAAGAGGATGAGATTATTAAAAAGGAAAACAGTAAGTGATCTCTGAACAATTTCCTGCCCTCATTGTAGTTACTCCTTTAATTCTCTCTTTCTTTATCCCTGTAGTGGGGTGGTGGAACAGAAAGCTGTGTCTTCCTATCGTCCTTATTGCCTTATCTGTATGCCTGGTCTCCGCCTTTGGCATTCTTGATACAGTCATAAAACACGGGACCGTACACTACCGCTTAGGAAATTGGGAACCTCCCTGGGGGATAGAGTATGTCATAGACCATCTCAATGCCTATGTAGCAATTATAGTATCATGTATCGCCCTCTTAGTGGCCATCTATTCAAAAAAGAGCGTTGAACAGGAACTACCTGAACACAAAATTCCCCAGTTTTATACACTTTTTCTCTTAAATATTACCGGTCTATTAGGCATCACGGTTACGGGTGATGTATTTAATCTTTATGTGCTGTTAGAAATTGCCTCGTTTTCTGCCTATGGCCTTGTAGCCATAGGGGAGGAAGGGGCGCTTGTTGCCAGTTTTAGATATGTGATTATGGGGACCATTGGCGCCTGCCTCTATTTGCTTGGTGTAGGTTACCTTTATATAGTCACTGGCTCACTCAATATGGCTGACTTAGCTCAATTGCTACCTCACCTCTACCATTCTAAGGTAGTGCTGGTTGCCTTTGCCTTCTTTATGGTGGGAATAGCTATAAAGATGGCACTTTTCCCGCTTCATGTATGGCTTCCGGATGCCTATACCCATGCTCCATCGGCAGTGAGTGCAGCGATTGCAGCCACAATGACCAAGGTAGGGGCCTATGTGATGATAAGGATTATGTTTACCGTATTCAAGCCTTATTTTTCCATAGAGACGATACCGGCGACTACCATACTCGGCTGGGTGGCTGTAGCTGCTATGATTTTCGGTTCCATACTTGCCATTGCCCAATCCGATCTTAAAAGGATGTTCTGTTATATCTTGCTTGCCGAGGTGGGTTATATAGTGATGGGCATCAGTCTAGCAAACCGGATGGGCCTTACAGGAGCTATCCTCCATATCCTTAATGATGCCTTTATGATGGCATGCCTGTTTTTAGTAGCAGGGGCCATAATGTATAAGATGGGTACGAGAGATATCCGCAATTTCAGATACCTGCATAGAAAGATGCCCTTTACGATGGCTGCCTTTACCATAGCTGCCCTCTCCGTGATAGGGATACCACCTACCTGTGGCTTTTTCAGTAAGTGGTATTTAATCTTAGGGGCGATTTATGGGGGGCAGTGGATGTTTGCCGTAGTTCTCGTGCTGAGCAGCTTATTAAGCGCGGTGGTATTTTTCCGGGTGATAGAGAAGGTATATTTTGAACCCACAGTAGACATTCACAATGGAGAAAGTCATGAGATGGTTGAGGTTGTTAGGGATGAGGCCCCCTTGAGCATGCTTCTTCCCATATTCATCACGGTTGCAGGGATAATGTTATTGGGTATCTTTAGCGGAAAGATTATCTCTACTGTGATTCAGTTCGCAATTCCCGCAGGCTTTTAGGAGGGACGGATGGAGATCATAACATCCATAAGACCAGTTTTAGCTATCATGGTCTCTCTTGTCGCGGCCTGTCTTATTCTTCTTACCAGCGAGAAATCAAGAAATCTCAGAGAGTTATGGACAATCCTGGCCTCGGTGGCTAAATTTGCAATTGTCGCCTCTATGATTCCCCTTGTCCTTCAGGGTAAAGTCTTAGAATACACTGTAATTTCCCTTGCACCCGGGCTTTTATTGCAATTCAGGGTAGATGCCTTTGGCCTTTTGTTTGGCGTTCTGGCTTCTTCGCTCTGGATCGCCACCTCCATATATTCTATAGGTTATATGAGAGGCTTAAAGGGGCATGCACAGACAAGGTATTTCTTTTGTTTTGCCATAGCCCTTTCTGCTACCATGGGGATTGCCTTTGCTGCCAATCTACTAACCCTCTTCATCTTCTACGAGATATTGACCATAGCTACCTATCCATTAGTGGCTCATAAAGAAACACCAGAGGCCATAAAGGCCGGCAGGAAATATCTTGCCTATACACTAACGGCGGGGGTCGTCATATTATTCGCCACAGTGCTTGTCTATCGTCTGACCGGAACCCTGGATTTTAAACCTGGTGGATTTATAGCAGGCTATGCCTCGGCAGATATGCTCCGATTTTTATTTGTAGCCTTAATTTTGGGCTTTGGTGTAAAGGCAGCTATTATGCCTGTACATGAATGGCTTCCTACTGCCATGATTGCCCCTACACCGGTAAGCGCCTTGCTTCATGCCGTGGCAGTGGTGAAGGCGGGCGTGTTCGGTGTCTTAAGAGTTATCCTTTATGTCTTTGGCCCAGAACTCCTCCACGACTCAGGGCTCTGGTTAATATTGGCCTATTTTGTCTCCTTTACCGTAATCGGGGCTGCCATGCTTGCCCTGGCACAGGATAACCTGAAGAGGAGGCTTGCATTTTCTACCATAAATAACCTGGCAATCATCATCCTTGGGGCAGCTTTACTTTCTCCTGGTGCGATAAGAGGTGGGATGCTTCATATGGCCTACCACGGCTTTATGAAGATCACCTTGTTTTTCGTTGCGGGAGCCATCTATGTAAAGACTCATAAAGAAAATGTGAGTGAACTGGATGGATTGGGCAGGCAGATGCCTCTCACCATGGGTTCATTTGCCATAGGAGCTATGGGGTTGGCTGGAGTGCCGCTTACCTGTGGGTTCATAAGTAAATGGTATCTATGTATGGGTTCCCTGGAAGCCAAAGAGATTGTCTTTCTTTTCGCCTTTCTTGCCAGCGCCCTTCTGGATGTAGCCTTCTTCTTCCCTGTAGTGTACAGTTCCTTCTTTAAGAAACCGGGGAAAGATGTAAACCCACGTTTTGATGAGGCATCTATGTTTATGGTAATTCCCCTTATGGTCACGGCCATTATTTCCGTGATATTGGGGATTTTTCCCAATGCCTTTGTACATTTCTTTGAGATAGTTAATCTTGCCGTAGAAAACATATTGGGGATTTAAAATGAGCGAAGAAAAAATGGAACTCATTCATGAGCCTGTACCAGGATACAGGA
The window above is part of the Syntrophales bacterium genome. Proteins encoded here:
- a CDS encoding cation:proton antiporter subunit C; its protein translation is MLEYIISKYNYWMYIVLILIGFYAMMAKNNLMKKLIGMGIFQWAIIFYFMSIGAKKGATTHIISGHGATQHIVRAVDFVNPLPSVLMLTAIVVGVATTGISLAILIAIYRRYGTLEEDEIIKKENSK
- the mnhG gene encoding monovalent cation/H(+) antiporter subunit G codes for the protein MVITVIAVIFMVAGLFFFTVATIGFLRFPDFYCRMHATGKGDTLGTALLLSGLALHNLYHDFYWLGFVQSAKLIFIAVFWFLANPTATHALLRAAFESDFTPWTKDERAIIEWPPKMEE
- a CDS encoding monovalent cation/H+ antiporter subunit D family protein, with protein sequence MISEQFPALIVVTPLILSFFIPVVGWWNRKLCLPIVLIALSVCLVSAFGILDTVIKHGTVHYRLGNWEPPWGIEYVIDHLNAYVAIIVSCIALLVAIYSKKSVEQELPEHKIPQFYTLFLLNITGLLGITVTGDVFNLYVLLEIASFSAYGLVAIGEEGALVASFRYVIMGTIGACLYLLGVGYLYIVTGSLNMADLAQLLPHLYHSKVVLVAFAFFMVGIAIKMALFPLHVWLPDAYTHAPSAVSAAIAATMTKVGAYVMIRIMFTVFKPYFSIETIPATTILGWVAVAAMIFGSILAIAQSDLKRMFCYILLAEVGYIVMGISLANRMGLTGAILHILNDAFMMACLFLVAGAIMYKMGTRDIRNFRYLHRKMPFTMAAFTIAALSVIGIPPTCGFFSKWYLILGAIYGGQWMFAVVLVLSSLLSAVVFFRVIEKVYFEPTVDIHNGESHEMVEVVRDEAPLSMLLPIFITVAGIMLLGIFSGKIISTVIQFAIPAGF
- a CDS encoding monovalent cation/H+ antiporter subunit D family protein; protein product: MEIITSIRPVLAIMVSLVAACLILLTSEKSRNLRELWTILASVAKFAIVASMIPLVLQGKVLEYTVISLAPGLLLQFRVDAFGLLFGVLASSLWIATSIYSIGYMRGLKGHAQTRYFFCFAIALSATMGIAFAANLLTLFIFYEILTIATYPLVAHKETPEAIKAGRKYLAYTLTAGVVILFATVLVYRLTGTLDFKPGGFIAGYASADMLRFLFVALILGFGVKAAIMPVHEWLPTAMIAPTPVSALLHAVAVVKAGVFGVLRVILYVFGPELLHDSGLWLILAYFVSFTVIGAAMLALAQDNLKRRLAFSTINNLAIIILGAALLSPGAIRGGMLHMAYHGFMKITLFFVAGAIYVKTHKENVSELDGLGRQMPLTMGSFAIGAMGLAGVPLTCGFISKWYLCMGSLEAKEIVFLFAFLASALLDVAFFFPVVYSSFFKKPGKDVNPRFDEASMFMVIPLMVTAIISVILGIFPNAFVHFFEIVNLAVENILGI
- a CDS encoding DUF4040 domain-containing protein, whose translation is MIWQLDFLFLFLAVIAAAASITVKDLLGAVVLLSAFSFFMCLIWTGMGGVDVAFTEAAVGAGVSTAFFVAAVYSTTRRTKD
- a CDS encoding Na(+)/H(+) antiporter subunit B, with amino-acid sequence MVRKVEDVIIQTLSRFLIPFMQLYSLYVFAHGHSSPGGGFQGGCILAASLILMVITYDLNEVKRRFKEKTLLIFCCLGVFIYAGTGWVCLLLGGNFLDYGFLSKILPADPVKARYYGMAMIELGVQITVTAVMVSIFLDLVTKGEHEEVLEEKDAGIHNK
- a CDS encoding Na+/H+ antiporter subunit E; translated protein: MAFTVTFFILLTFWILMSGLFDPWHFTIGIIACALVAYMSHDFLFKDIRSKNKHLEVIRFIKYLPWLFYQIVIANLHVAYLALHPNMAKLIDPHIIKFKTTLKKDLSLVTFANSITLTPGTITVLIEEDRYYVHAISWYVAESLPGDMEKKVGHIFMED
- the nth gene encoding endonuclease III; the protein is MNDQDITDVIHLLRKARWELPIVSYLAKEERGPFPILISTILSLRTKDEVTAAATERLFVLASTPEEMLKLPEKEIIRTIYPCGFYRNKARTIIHICQELIDRFDARVPDTIDELLTLKGVGRKTANLVVSLGYRKDGICVDTHVHRISNRIGYVRTKTPEQTEYALREKLPSEYWPIYNTLMVAFGRNICRPISPLCGSCPVAGYCDRVGVTRSR
- a CDS encoding monovalent cation/H+ antiporter complex subunit F, encoding MEDFFLAIALALGFLIFFSLYRAVFGPTVFDRIIGAGFIGTKTTAILVLIGFIYKRIDMFVDIALAYSILNFVGTLILSKYFLRKGAK